The Acidimicrobiia bacterium DNA window GTCCGGGGCGCGGGGCCGCCGTCACCGACGAGGCCGACGTAGCGGAGGATGTCGTTCGCGCCGTCCGGTCCGAGGTCGACGTTCTTCGTCGCGAACGGGTCGATCGAGGGCGGGATGACGTGCAGGAGGTCCTCCGGCACCCACGGCGGCGCGAACGCCGCGCGCGTGAACACGAACGCGTCGACGTCGCGCAGGTACGGGCGCAGGAACTTCCACCCTCGCTCCGTGTGCTCGTTCGCGTCGTCGCGGCCGACGTGGCAGCGCCACACGACGGGCGCGCCGGTCCGGCGCAGGAGAGGGACGAGCCCGGCCGTCTGCGGATCGTGGAGCACGACGATGTCGTCGGGCCGGATCACCGCGAGCAGCTCGTCCGCGTTCGCGCGCAGCACGTCCTCGTAGTGTGCGTGCGCGGCGTCGTCGAGGGCCCGGCCGTCGCCGGGCGCGCCGTAGAGCAGGTTGTGCACCCGCTTCGTGATCGTGAAGAAGGCCGCGTCCGCCTCGATCACGATCCACTGCGCGTCGATCCCCGCGCCACGCGCGTACGCGAGCAGCGTCTGGAGCAGTTCCGCGACCCCGCCGCCCTTCGCGGTGGAGTTGACGTTGACGACGCGGCGGCCGGCCAGGAGCTCGCGCGCAGCTGCGGCCGTGTCCTCGAACTCCCGGGAGCGGTCGGGCCCGATCACGGGTCGGAGCCGGTCGAGCGACAGCGCCTCGACGGGCACGTGCTCCAGGGTCGTCACGGTGTGTCGACGACGGCGAGGACCGCGTTCACGACGCGCCGCGCCTCCTCGTCGTCGTGCAGGTCCGCGGCCATGCGGACGAGACCCAGCGCGTCGCGCTCGCGGACCCGGCCGGTGTGGTGTCCGCGCTCGGGTGGCAGCGCGAGCGCGCGGGCGTCGGCGGGCAGCGCGCGCAGGAACGAGTCGCGGGCCGCGGACGGCAGGTGCTCGGTGAGGGACTCCAGCACCGTGCGCACCGTCACCTCGCACCGGTTGCGCGCGACGCCGGCGTTCATCGCGGCGTCGAGGAGTGCGTCGAAGACGGGCGACTCCTCGTGGTCCGGATCCTGGAGGTCGATCATTCGACTCACCTCGTCGCTCGTGCCGTCGTTCGTCCTCGGACCCATCGTCGCCCCGTCCGCCCGCGGCAGCCAGGGACCTTCGTCCCGGTCTCGACGGTCGGGTCGGCCCTCCCCGTCGTGCCGACATCGGCGGATGATCGGCTCGACCGGCAGGAGGTGCGGCATGCGGGTGTTGGTAGTGGAGACCGATGTGGGCGCGGCGGACGACGCGATCGCGCGCCTCGAAGCGGCGGGACACGAGGTCGCGCGCTGCCACGACCGCGGCGAGCGTCACCCGTTCCCGTGCGCGGGGTTGAGCGCGCCGGGCGCATGTCCGTTGGACGGGTCCGGCGTCGACGTCGCGCTCTCGGTTCGCGCCCGGCCCATGCCCACCCCGGCCGCGCTGGAGGACGGCGGTGTGTGCGCGCTGCGCGCCCGGGTTCCGCTCGTCGTGACCGGACAGACGGTGTGGAACCCGTTCGTCCGCCTCCCCGGCGCGACCGTCGCGCACGGCGACGTCGTCGCCGCGTGTGAGACCGTCGCGACCTCGCCCGTCGAGCGGGATGGCGAGATCGCGCGCGAGGCGCTCCGGTCGTCGCTTGCGCGCCTGGGGGTCGGCGACGCGGCGCGTGCGGTCGCGGACGCGGTCGTCACGCGCAGCCGTGCGGGACTGCACATCCGGATCGACGCGCCGCCCGGTCTGGGCAAGGGCGTCGTGGCGCTCGCGACGACGCGCGTGGTTGCTGCCGTCCGCGGCATCGACCCCCTCGCGCCGAGCATCGACGTCTCCGTACGGACCGTTGCAGATCGGTGATCGCAGCAGGAGGAACGAACGTGGAGCACGACCAGGCCAAGGGGCGCATCGTCGTCGGGGTCGACGGGTCGGACGGGTCCGTCCGTGCGCTGGCGTGGGCGGCCGAAGAAGCGCGCCTGCGCGGCATCGGGCTGCTCGTCGTCACGTGCTGGACGTTCCCGGCGCTCGTCGCGCCGATGCCGTTCCAGCCCCCGATCGCGGGGGAGATGCTCGAGGACGGCGCGCGCACGACGCTGCAGGACGCGGTCGACCGCGCCCTGGGTCCCGAGGACGAGCACGGCGACGTGCTCGCCGAGGTGTGCGAGGGCTCGGCGTCGCAGCGGCTCGTCGAGCTGTCCACGGACGCCGAGATGCTCGTCGTCGGCTCGCGCGGTCGCGGCGGGTTCGCCGGCCTGCTCCTCGGCTCGGTGAGCCAGCACGTCGCCGAGCACGCGCGGTGCCCGGTCGTCATCGTGCACACCGCGACCTGAGCACGAGCGCGCGGCGTCGGTACGGTACGGCGATGCTTGCTGCGCTACTGGAGTCCGCGGACGCCCCCATCGTGGTCGACACCGTCGACATCGCCGCGCCCGGTCCCGGTCACGTCCGCGTGCGCGTCTCGCACTGCGGCGTGTGCCACTCGGACCTCACGGTCGCGCGCAGCGGATATGCGCCGACCCCGGTCGTCCTCGGGCACGAGGCCGCCGGCGTGGTCGACGCCGTCGGCGAGGGCGTCACGTCGCTCGCGCCGGGTGACACCGTCGTGCTCACCCCGATCCCGGCGTGCGGCTGCTGCTACTGGTGCGTGCGCGGCGAACCGGGCGTGTGCGTCAACAGCCGCTCGATCATGTCGCAGACGTTCCTCGACGGGACGACCGGGCTCTCGCGTGACGGGGTCACCGTGTACCGCGGGCTCGGCGTCGGCGCGTTCGCGGAGATGGTCCTCACCCCCGAGACCGGCGCGGTGAAGGTCCCGCACGACACGCCGCTCGACGTCGCCTGCGTCCTCGGGTGCGCGGTGCAGACCGGCGTCGGTGCCGTCCTCAACACGGCACGGGTGGAACCCGGCGCGACCGTGCTGGTGCTCGGTCTCGGTGGGATCGGGCTGTCCGTCGTGCAGGGCGCGCGCGTCGCCGGCGCGTCGCGGGTCATCGGCAGCGACCCGCTGCCCGAACGTCGCGAAGCCGCGCGGCGACTCGGCGCGACGGACGTCATCGACCCGACGCAGGACGACGTCGCCGTACGCGCGGCCGCGCTCACCGAGGTCGGTGTCGACTACGCGTTCGAGGCCGCCGGGAAAGCCGCGCTCGTGGAGGTCGGGATCGCGGCGACGCGTCCCGGCGGCACGACCGTGGCCGTCGGCGCGCCGAGGCTCGAGGAGAGCATCACCATCGCACCGGCGGTGTTGTTCACGACCATGGAGAAGAAGCTGCTCGGTTGCCTCCTCGGGAGCAGCAACTCGCTGCGCGAGATCCCGCGCCTGCTCGCGCTCTGGCGCACCGGGCAGCTCGACCTCGAGGCGCTCATCACCGCGCGTCGCCCGCTCGACGGTGTCGACGACGCGTTCGCCGACCTCGAGGCGGGCCGCGGCATCCGCACGGTGATCTCGGTCGCCTGACGGCAGCCGCTCGCACACGACATGGTGACGCGCGAGAGTTCGGCCGTGTTCGAGCGCTTCACGGATCGCGCGCGACACGTCGTCGTGCTCGCCGAGGAGCAGGCACGCGACCTCAACCACGGGTACGTCGGGAGCGAGCACGCGCTGCTGGGGCTGCTCGCCGATCGTGAGGGCGTCGCCGCGCAGGCCTTGCACTCGGTCGACGTGACGCTCGACGCCGCACGCGGGAAGGTCGTCGACCTCGTCGGTCGCGGCGACCGCACGCCGTCGGGCCACATCCCGTTCACCCCGCAGGCGAAGCGCATCCTCGAGGGCGGTCTGCGCGAGGCGCTGCAGCTCGGTCACAACTACATCGGGACGGAGCACCTGCTGCTCGCGCTCGCGCGCGAGCCGGAGAGCACGGGAGCGCGGACGCTCGTCGAGCTCGGCGCGCCGCTCGACGTCGTCCGCGACCGTGTCGTCGCGCTGCTCGCGGGTTCGCTGGCGAACGCGTCCGCGACGTTCGTGCCCGGTGCTCCGGCGCCTGCGCTCGCCGCCCGCGGCGCGGTGTGCACGTTCTGTGGACGCGACCTCTGGGAGGTCGACCGTTATGTCACGGGCGCGACCGGCGCGATCTGTGCCGAATGCGTCGCGCTCGCAGACCGCGCCCTCACGGACGCGCCCGCCGGCGAGCGTGCCGTCACGCTCCCGCCGCGCGTCTTCGGCGGATCGCCCGACGAGCACGCC harbors:
- a CDS encoding glycosyltransferase translates to MTTLEHVPVEALSLDRLRPVIGPDRSREFEDTAAAARELLAGRRVVNVNSTAKGGGVAELLQTLLAYARGAGIDAQWIVIEADAAFFTITKRVHNLLYGAPGDGRALDDAAHAHYEDVLRANADELLAVIRPDDIVVLHDPQTAGLVPLLRRTGAPVVWRCHVGRDDANEHTERGWKFLRPYLRDVDAFVFTRAAFAPPWVPEDLLHVIPPSIDPFATKNVDLGPDGANDILRYVGLVGDGGPAPRTTFARRDGSPGRVDRRVDILQTGPPPGPDVPLVVQASRWDPMKDMAGVMDGFARHVDGTTDAHLALVGPAVHGVADDPEAASVLEGCIAQWRALPHAARSRIHLACVPMHDPDEAAVIVNALQRHATVVVQKSLAEGFGLTVVEAMWKERAVVASRVGGIADQIVDGRDGVLVDDPHDLASFGDAVERLLADGGERRRLGKAAYGRAREEFLGDRHLERYARLFERILRP
- a CDS encoding universal stress protein; this encodes MEHDQAKGRIVVGVDGSDGSVRALAWAAEEARLRGIGLLVVTCWTFPALVAPMPFQPPIAGEMLEDGARTTLQDAVDRALGPEDEHGDVLAEVCEGSASQRLVELSTDAEMLVVGSRGRGGFAGLLLGSVSQHVAEHARCPVVIVHTAT
- a CDS encoding DUF2267 domain-containing protein, producing MIDLQDPDHEESPVFDALLDAAMNAGVARNRCEVTVRTVLESLTEHLPSAARDSFLRALPADARALALPPERGHHTGRVRERDALGLVRMAADLHDDEEARRVVNAVLAVVDTP
- a CDS encoding Zn-dependent alcohol dehydrogenase, giving the protein MLAALLESADAPIVVDTVDIAAPGPGHVRVRVSHCGVCHSDLTVARSGYAPTPVVLGHEAAGVVDAVGEGVTSLAPGDTVVLTPIPACGCCYWCVRGEPGVCVNSRSIMSQTFLDGTTGLSRDGVTVYRGLGVGAFAEMVLTPETGAVKVPHDTPLDVACVLGCAVQTGVGAVLNTARVEPGATVLVLGLGGIGLSVVQGARVAGASRVIGSDPLPERREAARRLGATDVIDPTQDDVAVRAAALTEVGVDYAFEAAGKAALVEVGIAATRPGGTTVAVGAPRLEESITIAPAVLFTTMEKKLLGCLLGSSNSLREIPRLLALWRTGQLDLEALITARRPLDGVDDAFADLEAGRGIRTVISVA